Below is a genomic region from Oncorhynchus tshawytscha isolate Ot180627B unplaced genomic scaffold, Otsh_v2.0 Un_contig_9053_pilon_pilon, whole genome shotgun sequence.
TCAGATAACATTCTAACTGAAGTCAGGAGTTAGCTGAAACATTAGGAGTCTCCCAGCCCAGGGCCAGCAGACAACCTACATCACAAGGTCAATGCATCAATTAGATTTTCTAATGCCGTTTTCAGCTGTTTGGATTTCAGAACCGTATTCGAATATGAAACCATTGTTGATCAAAGTTTTGCAGGCCTGAATTCAATTAATCAGATAATCAGAGACCCTTAAAATACATTTCTAGTAGTTCAATACCATTTTGATTGAGCCTCAACTCAAGTGTAACACAACAACTCTCATTAGCCTAGCTATATGGTCATTCTCAATGTACTCTTGCTAGGCACTCAAAATGGAGGCGGTAAACAGAGTCACCAGTCAGTGTTCTCTTACCTCCACGCAGGTCTCAATGTCAGAGTACTGGTTCATGATGGGCAGGATGGTCTCCATACTGCTGTGTTCTACCAGGTCTGACTTATTCCCCACCAGGATCAGTGGTACCCTGCAACAACATCATATATGATcttatatggggcggcagggtagcctagtggtagcctaGCCTATTGTCTGAGAATGTCTCAAAAAGGAATATTTTGTCCTCAGGGGTTCTAGACTCCAATAGATTGTCAGTGTCACCTAACAGATCAAACCTTCaagctacagtatgttatactAAACTCTAACAGTAATCCAGGCAGACTTAGCCTTGACACTGGATCCTATTAAAGAAATCCAGGCTCAATCCAAGACAACGTTATCTGGCTGTCTGCCGGAACACACAAAGCAGAATAAACACTATGGTCCTTTAAAACCTACTGTATGTAAAATGCAGTGTTCTAGATGGAAAATAAACATGTGATTCTAGGTGACAACATAAGGCTAAAAACATTAGGACTGTTTTCCTCAGAAAATATAGTCCGCTCCATGTTTTGTTCCCGTGCCACGATACCTCAGAGTATCGTGATACTGGTATTGTGACAACCCTAAAATCAATGTTGTCTGGCTGTCTGCAATTCAACTTACAGCTAAGAGGTGACAACAATGTCCATGACCTTCTGCTTCCCATATGGAAAACTGATCCATTGTATCACACTGTCTTTTTTCATTTGACCCCTTTTCCCTCCCCAATTTCATTGTAtcctaattggtagttacagtcttgtctcgtcgctgcaactccagtacggactcggaagaggcgaaggtcgagagccatgcgtcctccaaaacaggacccaaccaagccgcactgcttcttgacacaatgcccgcttaacccggaagccagtcacaccaatgtgtcggaggaaacacaccatacacctggcgatctggtcagcgtgcactgcccccagcccgccacaggagtcgctagagcgcgatgggacaaggacatcccttccaaccaaaccctccctaacccggacgacgctgggccaattgtgccccgtcccatgggtctcccggtcgcggccggctgcgccagagcctggactctaaccaggatctctagtggcacagcgatGCAGTAGACCACctcaccactcgggaggccgtaTCACACAGTCTTACATTACATAGCCATGAGTCATTCAGTAACCTTTCCTCCAttatcacattgatatggagtaGGTTACACAAACAGGTTCAAGGTAGTGTACTTTCCCTTGTCTATGACATAACTGGTCCATATAGCAGGCTGGTCTTATAATGAATGGCATGTCATTGAAATGACTTGACACCCGTTTCAATCTACTAAGTGAAATGAGGCAAAGCTGTCAAAAACTACACCAGCACTTTAGGTATTGGTGCAGTCATTTCCAAATGCACTGGGGATTTAGTAACAGACTGTATACCCCCACTGTCCCTGACcaaggggagacacacacacacacacacacacacgcagacacacatgcagacaccacaagcacactacacacacacctgctatcCTTGTCCGTCCTGTCGTTTATGAGGGGAATCCAATGACTTGTCACCTAGAAGAGAGAAAACACATATCAAACCCTGTTACAGCTGCACTGCCAAGACTCAGAACACAGGCCTGCCCTGCGCTCTCTTTAATTCAATATGGCCGACATGGTGAATAGAGTTAACAACGTGTAGGCAGTGCGCTGTTACTAAATCAAGACATCTGAATGTCAGTTATTCTTTGTCAGAGAGAATGCTTGGTTTATAAACTGACCTTCTCAATGGACTTCTTGTTGTTGACTGAGTAAACTATGCAAATAACATTTGCCTGTAAAAAAGAGAGAATGTTATTCTACCTTGGTGGGGATAGATGTTTACTTTATGAGGATAATACAGGGTTAAAATGGTATCCTACCAACCTTTGATATTTCTTGATACAACTGCTCGTCTGACTGTTCTGCTTCTACAGACACAAGACAACAACATCAAAGACAGTATGATATTGTCTTGTCAATCTGACACGTCTCCTACTCCACTGTCATAAGTACTGTCAGTAGAGCACAGTTTCCAGCCATAACATGCATTGACTGAATCCCAGTTCCGAAAAATAATAgtctgtctgtaggggcagtCTAGTAACACTGAACAGTGTTCAGCATTAAACATTCAGTATTGATTGACGTTCAGGCTGTATGGTCTGTGGCGTTACCTGAGTAGTCCACTATGTGTGTGGGGACTCTCTCTGGAGTTACGTCTGCTGGGATGGTGATCTCCTCCGCTCGAAGGGGAACGTCGTCAGGGAACTCCTCGCTGACCAGTGACATGATCAGAGACGTCTTCCCCACTTTGGCTGTGGAGACGAGAGGACAAGTGTGTGAGTCAGACAGAAGCATCAGTGTGTGATTGCAATCAGGATAGCCTGATTCCAGATCTATTtgtgctctcttgccaactcctatggtcatgtGACAATGAcagtgacaatgaccataggagttggcgagacggcacaaacagatctggaaccaggctacaaTGAGGAGATAGTCCCTGTGATGGGAGATCATCAATTGAGCTTTAGTGTCACCTCTCAAACATTGTACCATACAATGTGCAGGTTTCAAGGTAATGTCACGTGGACAAGTACAGTGCCATGCCGTTCTTGCcagctctaaccccaacaatgcagtaatcaatatcaatgttgAACAGAAAATAACAAGGTAGAGCAAAAACATGAGAAATAGAAATAAGAACAACATGAAGTGAGTATGCTATATACATGGTCAGTTCCAAtagcatatttacaatgtgcagagaTACTGATAGGGGtatatatgtataggggtaaggtgactaagCATCAGGAAATATGATAAAAAGAGTAGCATATTTGCTGAATGTATGTGAGTgcgtgtgcatagagccagtatAAATATTTGTGCATGATGTGCGTGTGAGCAAATTAAGCTTTTGTGTGTATGAGTTTAGAGTCCTGTGAGAGCGCATAGAGACAGAGTCAAACCCGATAGTACATAAGGCcaatttgttagctatttagcttAGGGAAAGAAGCCCttaaggagcctgttggtgtcagacttcatgcaccggtaccgcttgccatgcggaagtagagaggacagtctatggcttgggtggctggagtcttcaatgattttccgggccttcctttgacacagcctgatatagaggtcctgaatgacagtgatgtactggcctgtccacaccaccctctgtagcgccatgcgatcgagggcggtacagttgccataccaagcagtgatgcagccagtcaagatgctctcaatggtgcagctatagaactttgAGACTTTGAAGGCCAATGCTAAACCTTTCCATCCTGAGGGGGAAGAAGTCACACCTTCTtcatgacagtgcatgtcagccaTTTTAAGTTCTGAGTGATTTGGACACTGAAGAACTTGCGACCACTGCAGCCCCAGGGATGTGGATGGGGGAGTGCTCGCCCCCTCCCCGTTTCCTGTAGTCAaagatcagctccttggtcttactgacgttgagggaagGTTGTTGCTCCGGGACCACACTGTCATGTAACTgacatcctccctgtaggctgtcttatcgtcgctggtgatcaggcctaccaccgtcgtgccGTCAGCAAACTTGGTGTTGGAGTCAAGTGCAGAGTACAGGACGGAACTAAtcgcacacacccctgtggggaccccgtgttgagggtcagcgtggcggaggtgatgttgcctaccctcaccacctgggagtggcccgtcaggaagtccaggatccagttgcagagggaagtgttcagtcccagggtcttaAGCGTGGTGACGAGTTTGGAGGTGACAaaggtgttgaacgctgagctgtagtcaatgaacagcattctcacataggtattcctcttatctaggtgggtgaagGCAGTGTAGAATGAATTTGAGATTGTGTCGGCTACGGATCTGCAtacattagactgttagactgatGTGTTGAGTGACTGAAGTGTGAAGATAAGAGCAGCTGGCAAGCATGAACAGGGACTAGTTAAGTGTTGGAGTGCCTTATTAAATTCCACGACTTGATTGAATCCAGCACCATAGTGCACAGCCAGAGGACACAGGGCTGCAGATACTGCACAGAGAGTTGCAGTTCTGATACGTTTCAACATGCATCCTTTTCCCTATCATAACCATTGATCTAACGCCAATGGAGGGGTTTTATCAAGCCGGGTTCAATTAGCCTGCAGTAGCTTTCACCCATATTATGTTGAGTCAGATCAGTGAATGGGCTCCTGCTTCAAGGGCGGTAGGACAGTTCATCAAGTTCAAGAACAGGGGCAGCCTCTGCAGGTGCATGGAAAGGACTTGTATCTATGGACACTTGAGCTGTGTTTACAGTCTGGCTGCCCAATTCTGATCCTTTTGCACTACTacttggtcttttgaccaatcagatcctTTTCCAGTAATTGTGAAAAAGATCAGTAGTGGGCTGTCTGTGTAAATGCATCCTTGGTTGCTGAGTGATATCACCAACGTTAGCATACACACGTACGGTTTTGGCTGCCCTCTCAAGGGACCTGTCAGCAATGCCAAAGAGAATGTGTCAATGTAGGTCAGCCAGCCAGTTGCATCTGATAAACAGATGTGAGTGAAGAACACAGGGCAGAAAGGAGGACAACCAGCATGTTGTCACAAGTTCCTTTAAAGGTCTCAGTTCTATCACATTCTACCCAATTTACCAATGTGATCATTAACAATAGTCACtctcaaaaaaaatgtaaatgacatAAAAATATATGCATTGTGGATATGGGAGAAGATGAATGTAAATGAAATAGGGCCCTAATTTGCAAAGTGCACTAGATGTGGCTATGGGGATTTGGGAGAAGTGTATTGTGGAGGCCAAAAGTTGCAATGTGGCCAAATGGCTAAAATACACAAATCTGAGCAGAACATGATTTCTGGTTCCATGGAATGTCAAGCTGACAGTGTGCACGAGGACAGATCGATAGTGCAAAGCGCGTGCAAGGTTGAGTGAGTGTTCTATTGATACGATCCTAACTTacattactagctagctagttaattacTGTGGCTAGAAGTTACACCAAACATAGTTTAAATAACTACAGCTACTGTGTGCGTATTACTAAGTGAACGAACCAATAGTCTTTATTAACTAGCCATTCACATTTGACTGCGGCATTTGCTAGTTAGCGAGGTATTTTGTTGGCTTAACGTCTTCACAATGTAACATTGAATCAGTTCGATGCAATGGTATTCTTAGTTGTGCGGTCATACAAGTACAAAACACAACCTAGGTGTACATTCGTATATACCGTGTattctgattaatttgatgtaTTCGCGGAGTtaagctagctagcatgctagctaattACTGTGTAGGCATCAAGCGCCAGCTATATTTAATGAATCAGCCACTTACGTTCCCCAACGAGTAATATCCTCACGTCCTTCCTCATATTTGCAATTGTTTTTTATTCACAAATCAATAAAGTCTTTGTTCTTTCATAAATATCATATATTCTTTGATGCCGCCCTACAGCAGTTTATCTAATGCCAGGCCTGCGCAGTTTAGACTGCGCTGTCAAACTGTGGTCGGCGCCTCTTTCTTTGTAGGACAAAACGGACGGAGGAATTTCTCCGTTAATTTGTTATCGTTTCTCTCGCTTCTTGTACAATTGAAGTTCCACGCTCAACAGCGATACACATTCTTGTAAATGACATAATTGTTTAAAACGCTATATTCCTTTATTTTCTGTACTTTCATGACATTTTGCACGAAACATTTCAGACGCACACCTCCTCCAGCTGACCTCCAATACCCGGCAACTACGGCAAGCAGTAGCAGACAAACGCTGTCTAAACATAGTAGACAACGCATCTGCTACCCTCTAGCGCTCATGTGGTGACATTGGCTTGGAATTCAAATGTAAGTGGCTTGATTTGATTGTTGTTGTGAAATGATAAAGGAGGCAGGGATTCAATTGCTCTCAACTCAGAAAGACGCTGAGGGCTCGAATTGAGGGGGTATGTGAGGATATGGCATACCCTTTGTTAAAGAAAAGGGCTAAAAACATACCCTTCTAATACATAGTTGTTATATTATCACAGTTTTTATTGGTAATCACAGTTGGTATTAGATATTATTCCAGTTGATATTAATTTTATAACATGtacgcacactcacacaggttTACTTTCTCATAGCAACAGAATTGACCTGGTTTCACACTTAAAACAAGTGCACACAACTCTGCCATTTTAATACGGAAGGTTTGAGAATAACAATTTTACCTTCCATGCCGAGCAAGGCATCTAGTATTTGTCCATCATTTGTGGTGAGACAGTCCTGCCCCAATTCATTTTTCAATAATTCCAGTAGAACCATGTATCTGCATTGTAAATAAACAACCCACAGTCCTAGACATTGTCCTCCAAGAAGTAATATATTTAGAGGCCTGCTGTCACTAAGGGGGATACATTCAATGCAGTGATACTGGAAGTTTTCttatatattgaacaaaaatagaaacacaacatgtaaagtgttggtcccatgtttcatgagctgaaatatgagcccagaaattttccagatgcacaaaaaaatgtatttctctaaAATTTTAGGAccaccacatctggcttcttcatctgcgggatcatctgagaccatcCACCCagatagctgatgaaactgtgggtttgcaaaaCTGAAGAATTTCGGCACAAACTTGCCAGAAACGGTCTCAGGCAAGCTCAACgttgtgaatagagtgccccatcgtggcggtggggttatgattTGGGAAGGCATAAAGCTACAGAAAattaacacaattgcattttattgatggcaatttgactCCATAGAGACTCCGTGACGAGATCCTGTCgtgcccattgtcgtgccattcatcagcCGCCATCACCTtaagtttcagcatgataatggacggcctcatgtcgcaaggatctgtacacaattcctggaatcaAAAAaaatcccagttcttccatggcctgcatactcactaaCCATGTCActaattgagcatgtttgggattgCTCTGGattgacagcgtgttccagttcccgccagtaTCCAGCAACTATTGAAAagcagtgggacaacattccacatgccacaatcaacagcctgatcaacttgcGAAGaggatgtgtcgcgctgcatgaggcaaatggtggtcacaccagatactaactggttttctgtatctgtgaccaatagatgcatatttgtattcccagttgtgaaatccatagattaggtctgaattaatttatttcaacagactgatttccttatttaaactgtaactcagtaaaatctttgaaattgttgcatgttgtgtttatatttttgttcagtgtagatgagTCTTCAGAGTGGGTTTTGCAGCCAATGTTGGTGGAATCTCTCTCTCGAAAGTCAACGCTTTCTCGAAAGTCAACGCTTTCTCGAAAGTCAACGCTTTCTCGAAAGTCAACTCTTCCCTCAGCTCTCTCTCGAAAGTCAACTCTTCCCTCAGCTCTCTCTCGAAAGTCAACTCTTCCCTCGGATGTTGGCTTCAGCTGAAACAAGACAAGCCAGAAAAGCGTATATTAAGTTATTCACCATATGGTGTATGAATATATactatgtacagtacatgcacagtgtgtgtgtcagggggttggtggcaccttcatttgggaggacaggctcgtggaataggctggagcggaatcagtggcatggtatcaaatacatcaaacacatggtttccatgtgtttgatgccattccatccgCTCCGTTCtgcccattattatgagccgtcctcccctcaggaGTCTCCTGTGGTGTGAATACTGGTGACATGGCTCTTACTGGTGTAGTCCTGGGGCTGCATGGGTTTAGAGATGACCTGTCTGAGGGCCtccacccactctctctgttccctctcctgcTCACACATGAAGACAAACTGGCGGTCCGGCGTGTCCACTGTGACTCCACACCTCCACCGGTTGCCTCTGGTCCTTTTGGGAATGCACTCACTCACTGAGTAACCATTGGTGTCTGTGCCGATGAACACAACTCCCAGCTCCTCAGCATCCTGtagtaaacagacacacacaacatgttGATAGTGTAGAGATTAGGATTCGAGtgatacacacaggtacacagcgaatacacacacacacacacacacacacacccccatttGAGATGATGAGGAGGTGGACTCCTTTCTTACCAGCTGGCTTTTGAAGTAAAGGAGCTTCCTGTCTTGGGAGTCCAAGATGAACCATCTCTTTTTGAACGTCTCCTTTTGCTTCCCAACAAATACACTTTATTGTCACTGTGTTCATAATGCAATTACATTGTAACAACCAGGTCACTTTACGTTTCTTATATCcaatgtcattatttagtatgatAATCACAAAGTAACTACCTACCATAGGACCTGTCTTCTCCATGTATCCTTCTTTGAGGTAGTTTCTGGTAATTCTAGTCCTCAACTGTCAGAATACACATAATGAAGAGGAATACAGAAGAAGCATTTATAAGCATCAGTTCATTTATTGCTAATTGCAACAGTAGTTATTGATTGCTACGGTTCCTGAATATGTCCTTAGGCACTAGGAACCACTGTCTGTTATTTAGGAAATATTTACATCTAAATGTACTGGTATTCTGCAACATAAAACCAAGCCAATAGTTACTGGAAATACTATCTTGTGACAGACACCCTCTCAAAGTTGAAACGTGTTGAACTTCCTCAAATGCATTGATTCATTGAAGTCTGTCTTCACATGGCATAACAACACCCTATAGTTTCacgttttattagtcgtatgtacaggatacacatggtatagacCAGACCgcccaatgaaatgcttacttgcaagttctttctcaacaatgcaacaacaataagaaataagatTAAAAGCagaaagtaaatggctcagtagaatataatagacatTTTATCATAAGTATAATAATGGAATTTATAGTATGTTTACACCCTAAAGTGAATGGTCTACAGGGGACAATAAAAATACCAAATTCATGTGGGGGAGACATTGGTAGCCTCTGATTTGACGGAAATAGAGATACTGTGCCGGTACAAACATGGTTGAAAAGAAGGGCATATACCAGAGAGAACTTTACTgaaatatagtctaacaaacacTTACTTCTTTATCACTTCCTGTGGGGTATGCTGTTTTCAGGTAGGCAAAGCGAGCAGCTCGAATGGCATTGAACCAGTTGACAATCTCCTGAGCAGGGAAGACTAGTAAGCTTTACACACTGATATACAGCATAATCTGCTACAGGAGGATGCCATAAAAACTATCTCCAACCAACTGTGAATACAAGCAGATCAACAAAGATCTCAGACAAAAATACTAACAAAAGCTTGTTTTGCAAAGTTGTAAATATTTTAGCATGGCTTCTTGCTCACTTATCCACTTCCTCGTGTTTTGGATGAGGCCATGTGACGGCAAACGTCTTTCTCTTATCTCAACTGGTAGTACCAGGAGATCAGTTTGTGATTTATCCAACTCCTCTGTACTTTTCACTTTCATAACAAACATATGGCAAAGGAGTTGTAtaaaacacacagtgacagatcTTTGATCACCAGGCTATACAAAAGCTACTCTTCTATAATAAAGAGCGAAATACAGAGAGAAATGCCCACCTCTCCACTTTCGTGGTAGACAAAAATACTTCTGGTGTGGCTGTCTTTCTGGTAGGTAATCTGCAGACCATGGGCGTGACCAATTTTCTCAGGTTGAAAGGTCACATTCACGTCTTTGATGGAGATGAGCGCTTTGGGCCCTTTGGACGGCTGAGGGCGCAGAGTGATGATGTGTACAATGCAAGCCCAGTGAAAATTCAACAATGTGGCTTAACTATTTGTAAGCCTGACTTGAGAGAAAACTGAACATATGTCATAGTCAAATTATGTTAAGATGATTCACAAGTGAACCCCTGTAAATATTAGCAGAGCTATGGCACTGAACTCTTTTCACCTTTCAGTAGACatgtccaggagggggtgtaatttgagatgggagtatctagaattgacaattgataaatgccattggatgaggtaatgttttggtcctaAGTGGTACCAATAACGAGATACGAACTTcatttaggagaccaaactgaacaataagttatagctaatgctgtctagctatgggatactcctctttcaAGTAAAAGGTTATTTGTgcaatgttcctaagatctgttattcgtcatgtgagttgagatgggtgtgtcttggctataaatgatactaagaactgttttgtaagcactctcagagaattcatttatagacactgaattgatctgagagtcacagggctatggtgaagctcatttTTAATTAAATATGGACTTTATAACatactctgacttgtgtgtggtttgctctcttaatgtttagtaatacaggaaattaccacgacaGGCACTGAACTCTTTTCACCTTTCAGTAGTCACACGTTCAaagtatgtgaccattaacagtTTAGAAATTTGGCCGTGCAGCAAAGCTACCCAGCATGTCAATGACCTCACACTTACATCCTCCTTGTTGAAGTAAGCCAGGGTGAATTCCTTCTCAGACAGAACAAACTTCCTTCTCTGAAACTgtcccttctccttccccttcttCCACAGCATCCCTTCATAGAAACCTGGAATGGACCCAAAGAAGTGTACTCTGTTACATCTCCGTAACTCATCAATACATGTGGGTATgcctctcatgtctctgtgtgtggtttcCACTCACGTGAACGATGCTCTGCTGTAGGTCCACAGAAGTGTCAGTGTGACAAGAATAGGTTTTTCTTGTCAGTGTACGATGAACAAACTACATTGATCCTGCAAAATGCCTCACTGTGGACAATATTTCAATGTATGTCCTTTAGCAAACGCTTTTATCCAAACCGACCTATAATCATGCGCGCATACATTTGTCATGTATAGGTGGCCCTGGGAATCAAACCTACTATCCTGGCATTTcaagagccatgctctaccaactgaactacaGAAGACCACAATTAAAATAATACAGAAATATAGAAGAAATGGCAGAGGTTCTCTGTGTTATAACATGTGATTTGAACGTCCACAGACAAGCAGTAAAGCCAGTTCACCTGTCGTGTAGGCCAGTGGGGGATACTTTGTCTCGCCGGTAAATTCCATCCTCTCATATTTTGCTCTTATCCACTGCTCCCTTAAGACGCTGGGGGTAAAAAGGATGAAATGTTCTAGTTTCACAGGCTCATCGGATCCTTGAGTCCACAGTTTCTCCTGCATTGTTTTAGACAGGGTGAATAGAAACCCTAAGTATTGTCCATTGCATTTGTTTTTCTTAAACCTTCAAAAGACAAATAATTTTTCattgggagggagagacaacaatTGACTGACTGGTTAAATTATGTATAATTCCATTGTCAGAAGTTCcacttctttattttttttaacaatacaATCCTTTCCTTCCCCTTCCTACATTGATGCGCAAAGTCAGCATCCTTCAACTTCCCTAAATGCTGCCATTCGTTTGTACAAAAACGAGTGCCCAGTGCCCAGAGCACTTGTCAGTGAAGTAGTGAAATGACCTGGGATGGCAACACTTACGCACAGTCTTCTTGCTGGGGCCGGTAGTAGAATGCTGGGACTGCTTTCTCATA
It encodes:
- the LOC112243639 gene encoding mitochondrial Rho GTPase 1-A (The sequence of the model RefSeq protein was modified relative to this genomic sequence to represent the inferred CDS: added 100 bases not found in genome assembly), which produces MRKDVRILLVGEPKVGKTSLIMSLVSEEFPDDVPLRAEEITIPADVTPERVPTHIVDYSEAEQSDEQLYQEISKANVICIVYSVNNKKSIEKVTSHWIPLINDRTDKDSRVPLILVGNKSDLVEHSSMETILPIMNQYSDIETCVECSAKNLKNISELFYYAQKAVLHPTGPLYCPEEK
- the adap2 gene encoding arf-GAP with dual PH domain-containing protein 2 isoform X2, which codes for MANKDRNKTLLLELGKLPENNQCADCSAPDPDWVSYKLGVFVCLNCSGVHRNLSNISRVKSIRLDFWDDELVKFMKTNGNATGRATYEKAVPAFYYRPQQEDCAVLREQWIRAKYERMEFTGETKYPPLAYTTGFYEGMLWKKGKEKGQFQRRKFVLSEKEFTLAYFNKEDPSKGPKALISIKDVNVTFQPEKIGHAHGLQITYQKDSHTRSIFVYHESGEEIVNWFNAIRAARFAYLKTAYPTGSDKELRTRITRNYLKEGYMEKTGPMQKETFKKRWFILDSQDRKLLYFKSQLDAEELGVVFIGTDTNGYSVSECIPKRTRGNRWRCGVTVDTPDRQFVFMCEQEREQREWVEALRQVISKPMQPQDYTTEANIRGKS
- the adap2 gene encoding arf-GAP with dual PH domain-containing protein 2 isoform X1 codes for the protein MANKDRNKTLLLELGKLPENNQCADCSAPDPDWVSYKLGVFVCLNCSGVHRNLSNISRVKSIRLDFWDDELVKFMKTNGNATGRATYEKAVPAFYYRPQQEDCAVLREQWIRAKYERMEFTGETKYPPLAYTTAEHRSRFYEGMLWKKGKEKGQFQRRKFVLSEKEFTLAYFNKEDPSKGPKALISIKDVNVTFQPEKIGHAHGLQITYQKDSHTRSIFVYHESGEEIVNWFNAIRAARFAYLKTAYPTGSDKELRTRITRNYLKEGYMEKTGPMQKETFKKRWFILDSQDRKLLYFKSQLDAEELGVVFIGTDTNGYSVSECIPKRTRGNRWRCGVTVDTPDRQFVFMCEQEREQREWVEALRQVISKPMQPQDYTTEANIRGKS